The Macaca nemestrina isolate mMacNem1 chromosome 9, mMacNem.hap1, whole genome shotgun sequence genome includes the window ctccccataataggccccagtgtgatgttccccttcccggtccaagtgatctcattgttcagttcccacctatgagtgagaacatggggtgtttggttttctgttcttgtgatagtttgctaagaatgatggtttccagctacatccatgtccctacaaaggacacaaactcatccttttttatggctgcatagtattccatggtgtatatgtgccacattttcttaatccagtctgacactgatggacatttgggttgattccacgtctttgctattgtgaatagtgccacaataaacataacgtgtgcatgtatctttatagcagcatgatttataatcctttgagtatatacccattaataggatggctggatcatatggtatttctagttctagatccttgagaaatcgccatactgttttccacaatggttgaactagtttacaatcccaccaacagtgtaaaaattgttcctatttctccacatcctctccagcacctgttgtttcctgactttttaatgatttagAGTGATGTATTTTTAGTCAATTATATTAAATATCTGAAAGGCTTTCATTATCAAAGTTTCCTATTATTTGAAGTAGCATtaagatacatttttctttatatgagGCATAGAATACACTGATTTCTCTCAACGTCATAAATTCCAAACTGGTCATTAATGTGAGAATACTGACTTTTGAGTGATTTTCTAGCATCCAGTCTAAATGACTTCAGTGTTTCTCCATCATCTTTGCACATTGAAACAATCAGGGTCTTTTATGTTTGTAATTATCACTACCTTGACTCCAATCCAATGCAATTAAACCACAGTGTCCTAGGTGgacactggaaagaaaaagacaacaagactaaaaaatatttttaattgctcaATGAGCCAAAGTCCATTCAGAAAATAGCATAACGTGTATCTAGGTGATTGGTCACCTTACATGTTAACGAGGCATGCCTGAATTAGCGGGGAGAGATATAAAAGGCTTGCAGTGCAAGCTGCCAGTTGTCTTAGTAAGAAGAGAAGGCTTCAATGGATCCTTTTGTGGTCCTGGTGCTCTGTCTCTCCTGTTTGCTTCTCCTTTCACTCTGGAGACAGAGTTCTGGGAGAGGGAAGCTCCCTCCTGGCCCCACTCCTCTCCCTATTATTGGAAATATCCTACAGTTAGATATTAGGAATATCAGCAAATCTTTCAGCAATGTAAGTATGCTTTATATTCCTCCAGTGACTTGAAAAGGGTAAGTTCtttgacttctatttttaaataaaatatattcctgGTACCACACTATTAAAATGGATCACTGTAAAGCAAAATACTCCCTGCAAACTTTGCTATTTCTCTTGTCTTTTCCATTCTGTCATTGTGGGAAATAGTGGGATGAGTTAATGCATTTTGTGAGTGGAGAAACATTTTGGTCAGTATACGGTAGAATCAAATCAATATAATGGAAAAAGTTTGGAGTGATGGTTCTCTTTTTTGCTTCATACCACTTTGCTCTAATTTTTGGCTGAAGGTAAATTGTAAGGAAAGTGTATGAGTTTAAAGATGTCATCCAATAAGTCATCTATTCTATTAATCATATGTTTTATTCAGAATTGCTATGAAAATTGAAGTTCTCTGAAGAATAAATTAATGCTTAATGTGAAGGCAACAGCTATGGGTTCAGGATCAACATAAGTAGATGAAAGAAAGACATATTCAGTCAGGGACCAATTGGTGGTAACAGAGTTCTTTTGAATTCTGCATAAAGCTGCCATCTGTGGCTAAGGTTGCTGGAGGACGGAAGACATTGTTCTTCCAGCAGATGCTGAATGTcctgtttctgtctctgtggtGCTTACTTTTTCTGTATTGGCAGTAGCAGCAGTTAGAAACTTGACTtggcattagaatcacctggagtgcCTTATAAAATATGGATTACTAGTGTTCATCACAGGACTGCTGAGTCAGAATCCTTACTGTTGGAGCCTTCCAGGTGACACTAAAATTGTCAGCTGGGTATTGGTCTCAAGGTGGACACGGGGGACTGATAAATTGCTCAGGCATCAGAGTTTAAATTAGCAGAAGTTCCAGTTTGGAGCTTCTATAGACTACCTGTGGGACTCTGAAAATGAATTTGGAGTTCTCCTGACCTCcgtttctttatttataaaacagggCGAATAAATGTGCTGAATGTGTTAAAGTGAGGATGAACCGTGACTTGTGTACCAATTGCCTGGGTCATTACACGGCATGTCACAGGCCATCTAAAATGGCAGCTATAACAATCACTATCACATTTATgtataaaattcagaaatatcAAATCTGTgtgtaataaatataaacattaaactATACAATGATAATATCAGTCTGAATCATACATAATATTTGAACCAAACAGCCACTTATTTTGCTGCTATTTGCATCTCCTTTCCCAGTTCTCAAAACTCTACGGCCCTGTGTTCACTGTGTATTTTGGCCTAAAGCCCACTGTGGTTTTGCATGGATATGAAGCTCTGAAGGAAGCCCTGATTGATCATGGAGAGGAGTTTTCCGAGAGAGGTGCTTTGCCACTAATTGAAAGAAGTCAGAAAGGGCATGGTAGGTGTGCAGGTGCCTGTGTCAGCATTGGTAATTAGGGTTAGGAGGATGAAAAGCAGAGACTTGAAGGCAGAGCTTAGCCCATCTGCATGGCTGTTGAgtttcatcttcatcttctttaCCTGAGAATCCCCTCctagtttctgttctttttttgttagGAATCATTTTCAGCACTggaaagagatggaaagagaTGCGGCGTTTCTCTCTTTTGACCTTGCGAAATTTTGGGATGGGTAAGAGAAGCATTGAGGACTGCATTCAAAAGGAAGCCCGCTGTATTGTGGAGGAGTTGAGAAAAACCAATGGTGAGTGACTCTACTCTGCATCACTGACCTTAACAGTCAGCTCTCTTTACTAAGGATGTTCTTGGTACATTTCAAAGATGGTCAGATCTTCATTGAGCATCCTGGTTGTCAGCCCCCGAGTGGTGGAGGGAGGTttaaagcagagagaaaagggagcttgtgtgtgtctttgtgggTGTACAGGCATGATAATGCACACAATGTGGGTATAAAAGGTCATTTAATCCTGTTTTCTCCTcaattttgtttccttgttttcaaATTAGAAATCATAAATGCAGGTCTTCAGTTCATTTTTGAAAAGCATTAAACAGCAATGTTTCCCCTATAGCATAAACCTGGGTTCCAGCTTTCAGAACATTTCACCAGAAAATACTTGGCTAGTGAACATGGTGGGAATTACCCCATCACACCCTTATGGAACGTGAACCAAGTGACATGTGCTTTCATTTAACTGAACTTTATTCATATGGTCAAACTCACTGACATGTCTGGGGATTTCTCCCAGGTCCATGCCTATAGTTTTGGCCAGTGGTGATACTATGTATGGTTTTACCTGTTTAATTGTATCTCAGTGCAGTTCTCAGTTGTTCTTTCTCAGGAAATATGgtattatttggaaaatatcaggattaattattttttattaaccaTTACTTATTATAGCAATTTATAAATTTCGAGTAAGCATATGCTATGGTATGTTtcagcaaaatatataaataccaaTTTATAAATGATCTGTTTAACTATTGTGAATaactctttattctgtttttcttaaatgtaattAGGCTCTGCTTTcagttttgcttatcttttcctCTTGTTTATTGGATTTTAGCTTGGACATTTATGGTAATTCCTTTCTTCCCCGTGCCAACTCTACTTACCTATGAAGGGCTTGTCACAGTGAATCTGAATATCAGCTAGGATtccaaattaacttttaaaaaattatctcttcTAAGCGCAGTGAATGGAAAGACTGAAAATCAAATTTTACCTCAgtaaacacataaacacatgcacacatacaatcCTCAAGGCTTCTGAAATTACCCTCCATGCCCTCAGCTACAATAAAACTTTTTCTGAAAGCTTAGAACACTGTTATGTTTACAGGAACCCAGCTTGAAAGCAGCTAACTCAACAGGTTTCCTGTTGTTTAATgtccttccatttatttagaaCACTTTCAATTTACTTCACCTTATTTAGGATATATAGATGTGAATTTGGGAACTCCTTACATATAAAGTTTATTCATCACTTGATTACAACAATTTCACTTAGAGAACCCCccctactaaaaaagaaaacctttcttataatttatttacCCATAAAATGATATACTTACTCTAACATatggtgaaaatttaaaaatttattaaaacatgCTTATCTTGATGGCTATATGGAACAATGTCCCAGAATCTTCAAGAGTGGTTTTGTCCAAATGAATTAAATTTGGAGCATGACTGGGAATAATAAACAATAGTTCCTAAGAAATGAAATTCATtgttttaaacattgaaataagaaataaaaagtctcCATTATcaatttacttttactttttgtttgccTTACTGGGatttatattgaaataaaaagttttcattttattttttggataagAAAATCACTTTCATGTTTATAGTTCATTTATATTAGTTTTTCTTCTCGTATAGCATGGACATATtctgctttttacatttttttttctttaaccacgTGAATTCACCCACAGTCTCTCTAACTTTAGTTCCTCTTTACTAATGTAACACAATTCTTTTAGctatttattatgtataaaaaGTTTCTAGGTCCTCAACTTTTCTCTCCCTTTGTGCTTTATTGTCCACAGGCTTTCCAGACAGATGTGATTCTGCTTGAAAAACGCAATTAGAGTTTTTAGAACGTCTTCTTTTAATTCCAAAATAGCAAATACCTTGGGTTATAAGGGTTTAAATAAAGGCAGTGGGTGTGAATTGCCACATATGAAATGCCAGTCTTTAACGATCTAGGTTGTTATGCTCCACTCAGATTTCAGGTAAAACTGATGCGCTGATTTCACAcatgctgatttttatttttggggtgCAAGAGGAATTTGTCAGGAATTGCTTACAATTTCTAAATTTCCTTTACATCTTaacaaatgcatattttaaaattatttatattttaattgaattttaaagtTGTTTCCAATCCTTTAGCCTCACCCTGTGATCCCACTTTCATCCTGGGCTGTGCTCCCTGCAATGTGATCTGCTCCATCGTTTTCCAAAATCGATTTCAGTATGAAGATAAGAATTTTCTTACCTTAATGGAAAGATTAAACGAGAACTTCAGGATTGCAAGCACCCCATGGATCCAGGTGAGGCCAGGATTTTATCTTCCCAAAAAATCACTGTCTTTTCTTTTAAGTCCAAAATTCTGTGTGAACTAATCCTTGAAGTGCATGTTTGAACGCCACAGTCCTCAAGTAAACATCTGGGAAAGATGACTGAGCCTTTCATTTTACACAAAGAAACTTAATGCCTGAATATTGGCCTGGCTTTCAAGTCTGTTAGCTTCCCGACTCGTGGCTTTCCTACTAAACCCCAAAGCCGTGTTTCTGTACTTTGATGACCACCCAAAAACATGCCCATGTCATTCCATGGACATCTGGGCCTtttctgaaggcttccattactCACTAGTTTTGTCCTCCAGTTCACACTTAGAGACCTCTTCACCATACTACTTGGCAGAAATATCCTAATTTGGGAAGGGAATATCTCCttcaagaagaaagaataagccaggcgcggtggctcacgcctgtaatcccagcattttgggaggccgaggcaggcggatcgcgaggtcaggaaatcgagaccatcctggctaacaaggtgaaaccccgtttctactaaaaatacaaaaattagccgggcgcagtggcgggcgcctgtcgtgctaactactcaggaggaggctgaggcaggagaatggtgtgagcccaggagggagagcttgcagtgagccgagattgcaccactgcactccagcctgggcaacagagcgagactctgtctcaaggaaaaaaaaaaaaaaatatatatatatatatatatatatatatatatatatatgtgtgtgtgtgtgtgtgtgtgtgtgtgtgtgtgtgtgtatatatgtatgtgtgtatatatgtgtgtgtgtatatatatgtgtgtgtgtgtgtgtgtatatatatatagatagatataggtGACCCTAGAAGCTACCAGAAAACACTGAGTAGGGCAGGGGTGTTTGGTGCTCCATTTGGGATCCTGGCTGATGAGGTAACTGGATTAGGAATGACAAAATAATTGGCTTTATAGTGTATGAACCAGAAACAAACATCCCAATTTTACCCTGTGCTGAGCTAGCATGCCCTAGGCTCTGCCTGAATAATAGTTGTGTGATCCTACGGAAGTCACTTAACTGCTTAGGTGTACAGTTGGGATTCAAGGTATCTTTGAGCGCCTCCAATTTCTAAAATACTTGTTCCACTTTTTGAGGCTGCTATGTAGAAATGAAAATAGCAGGGACTATCTTTGTGCTCCAGTCACGTTGACCAAACTCCCTTAACATTGGTGTCATCTACAAAATGTGAATCATAGTACTTTATACCGTCTTATATTTCAAGGTTGTAGGCAAGAATTGttgtaaaaatgagaaaattgacaTAAAGATacttttattcaataaaaataatgtattgtatagAAAATAACTCTCATTTTCTATTCTCTGGTCAGAATTTTCTCCCTCAAATCTTTCTGTGAGTAGAGAGAACTGCTGTACATTCACAATAAAAATTTACCCATTAAGATCTATaccatatattatttatatttatagctATAATTTCTAATCAGGACTTGGTATATGGTACATATGTCTTTATGatgtgtttatatttaataatttttttttttaggtttgcaatatttttccttttctcatcgATTACTTCCCAGGGACTCACAACAAATTCCTTAAAAATGGTGCTTTTACAAAAAGTTATATTTTGGAGAAAGTAAAAGAACACCAAGAATCACTGGACATTAACAATCCTCGGGACTTTATTGATTGCTTCCTGATTAAAATGGAGCAGGTAAGATGTTTGCAACAGATCagcattttgatttcttttccatttcgTGCTTCATTAAATCCTTCTCTAATTATTAGGAATGTTTAAATGGTCAGACCCATAATGCTTGATTAGCATTTTAAGAATATATAGTATTTATGTGTCTGCAGTAAACATCATGGAAAACATAAGATTATCAAATGGCTAGAATACATTGACATTcttcttcaaataaaaataatctaccAGAGGAGAATAGAATGGACACTGCAGCCAAAGGGAAGCAATTACAAATGAGgtagcaaatataaaatattaccatAAATTGAATATGGGCATTATCATTACACATAATGTATGTGAGAATGGAAAAGAATGGCTTAACCAAGGTGGACTTCCTGAATGTCCCATAGATTGAAATATACCTTAAATTATTCACAGTAAGGAACAGGGGAGAGATTTCAGATGGGTTGAGTAGTTTGTGGAGAGGTATATGGTAAGAAAGAGTAGGTGGATGGAACAGAGAAACCTGAATTTGGTGCAACCTAAAGTGAATTTGCACCAATAAGGAGTTAGAGGTTGGTGTCTCTCAGGTAACCTGTAAGCATGAATCCTGTTGTCACTGCACTGTTTATTGAACAAACTCTTTTTGTTCCtactgaattgtcttggcaatctTACCAAACACCAATTGATTATAAAGGGGAAAGTTTGTTTGTGGGCTCCCAATTCTTCCCAATTGATCTATTTCTGTCCTTATGCCAGTAATACATCATTTTGAAATCTTAATTACTATAGCGGAATTACTATACTGAATTACTATAGATAAATTACTATAGCTACAtcttaaatgcaatagtttgataCCATAGtatcaagttttaaaatcaagaa containing:
- the CYP2C93 gene encoding cytochrome P450 2C20-like; amino-acid sequence: MDPFVVLVLCLSCLLLLSLWRQSSGRGKLPPGPTPLPIIGNILQLDIRNISKSFSNFSKLYGPVFTVYFGLKPTVVLHGYEALKEALIDHGEEFSERGALPLIERSQKGHGIIFSTGKRWKEMRRFSLLTLRNFGMGKRSIEDCIQKEARCIVEELRKTNASPCDPTFILGCAPCNVICSIVFQNRFQYEDKNFLTLMERLNENFRIASTPWIQVCNIFPFLIDYFPGTHNKFLKNGAFTKSYILEKVKEHQESLDINNPRDFIDCFLIKMEQEKDNQQSEFTVENLVSTVFDLFVAGTHTTSTTLRYGLLLLLKHPEVTAKVQEEIDRVIGRHRSPCMQDRSHMPYMDAVLHEIQRYIDLIPNGLLHTVTSDIKFRNYLIPKGTNIVPSLTSVLYDDKEFPNPEVFDPGHFLDESGNFKKSENFMPFSAGKRICVGEGLARMELFLFLTTILQNFNLKSLTDLKALNATPTAKGLVSMLPSYQICFTPV